The following proteins are encoded in a genomic region of Drosophila miranda strain MSH22 chromosome 4, D.miranda_PacBio2.1, whole genome shotgun sequence:
- the LOC108163436 gene encoding protein toll: MFGNVMVVWLFWAVSVRVTVGQIIPLPTFCQQVDPPCSCAAEANVVRFHCPDEYALLLEMSELGPSIYVSYYAVDGLTWLPRFNITELVKIEFDAYNFWPATFVDDLLDGLGVESVETMRFRDRTSETVVTKDVFDVTDQHDSTAPPANISTWYFGSVPGLKKLKFVSDVKQLQESIFQAFDSLTELELSVNVQVLPGKLLSSVTGSLEKLIIESPSVVQFEQPLMRELQQLRNLSLQLTGPQRDRNDELQPHLFSSMKQLVEVRLSQATGHVNKSMFKGSEMLRLIRINGNEDLERLPGGMFRDQGNLKTLDLSCNGLNRLSEQVFYGLGNLTILDLSKNRLTNLSSTIFTPLTSLNILSLNKNSLTALAPTVFQEVRSLNFIDMSNTQFYGATLMMSYEAIICTNDETCQYKSEDWQCDQRCICWVQRNSCKLIVDCRGASLEELPALPHTTLVSTVVKVGNNSLTQLPATVSQHTGYANVSALLLADNLITSLGSGAQLPVNLSSLDVRRNQISVVSEEFITFLQEENNSMTISLSGNPLICDCDALPLLFFIRTSPQRVDDIAELQCSRQNKALQQMEAFDLCPSYVLLISCIVGGLVIVVCLISVFYLMFQMELKIWLYNNNLCLWWVSEEELDKDKTYDAFISYSHKDEELISKLLPKLECGPHPFRICLHDRDWLVGDCIPEQIVRTVDDSKRVIIILSQHFIDSVWARMEFRIAYQATLQDKRKRIIIILYRELENMNGIDSELRAYLKLNTYLKWGDPLFWSKLCYAMPHNRRVLKGQKKHAGPLV; this comes from the exons ATGTTCGGCAATGTGATGGTCGTGTGGCTCTTCTGGGCCGTTTCGGTGAGAGTGACTGTTGGCCAAATCATACCGCTGCCGACGTTCTGCCAGCAGGTGGACCCGCCCTGTAGCTGTGCGGCGGAGGCGAATGTGGTGCGCTTCCACTGCCCCGACGAGTACGccctgctgctggagatgTCCGAGCTGGGGCCCTCCATCTACGTCAGCTACTACGCCGTCGACGGGCTGACCTGGCTGCCGCGCTTCAACATAACCGAGCTGGTCAAGATCGAGTTCGACGCGTACAACTTCTGGCCCGCGACCTTTGTCGACGACCTGCTCGACGGCCTGGGAGTGGAGTCAGTGGAGACCATGCGCTTCCGGGACCGCACCTCGGAGACGGTGGTGACCAAAGACGTCTTCGACGTGACCGATCAGCATGATAGCACAGCCCCTCCGGCGAACATCTCAACATGGTATTTCGGCTCAGTTCCCGGGCTGAAGAAGCTAAAGTTTGTCAGTGATGTCAAGCAGCTGCAGGAGTCAATATTCCAGGCCTTCGACAGTCTCACAGAACTGGAGCTCTCCGTGAATGTGCAGGTTTTGCCGGGCAAACTGCTCTCCTCGGTCACGGGCAGCCTGGAGAAGCTGATCATCGAGAGTCCCAGCGTGGTGCAGTTCGAGCAGCCTCTGATGCGAGAGCTCCAGCAGCTGCGGAACCTCAGTCTGCAGCTGACGGGTCCGCAACGGGATCGCAACGACGAGCTGCAGCCGCATCTCTTCAGCTCCATGAAGCAACTGGTGGAGGTGCGCTTGTCCCAGGCCACTGGGCATGTCAACAAGAGCATGTTCAAGGGCAGCGAAATGTTGCGCCTGATCAGAATCAACGGCAACGAGGACCTCGAAAGGCTGCCCGGCGGAATGTTCCGAGATCAGGGGAACCTGAAAACACTAGATCTATCCTGCAACGGGCTGAACAGGCTGTCCGAGCAGGTCTTCTACGGCCTGGGCAACCTAACCATTCTGGATCTATCCAAAAATAGACTCACCAACTTATCAAG CACGATATTTACCCCACTCACTTCGCTGAATATATTAAGCTTGAACAAGAACTCCCTGACTGCCCTGGCGCCGACCGTGTTTCAAGAAGTGCGAAGCCTGAACTTCATCGACATGTCGAACACCCAGTTCTACGGGGCCACTCTGATGATGAGCTACGAGGCCATAATCTGCACCAACGACGAGACGTGCCAGTACAAGTCGGAGGACTGGCAGTGCGACCAGCGCTGCATCTGCTGGGTGCAGAGGAACTCGTGCAAGCTGATCGTCGACTGCAGAGGAGCCAGCCTGGAGGAGCTGCCCGCGCTGCCCCACACAACGCTCGTCAGCACGGTGGTGAAGGTGGGAAACAACAGCCTGACCCAGCTGCCCGCGACGGTCAGCCAGCACACTGGCTATGCCAATGTCAGTGCCCTTCTGCTGGCCGACAATCTGATTACCAGTCTGGGCTCGGGGGCGCAGCTTCCCGTCAACCTGAGCAGCTTGGATGTGCGCCGAAACCAAATAAGTGTGGTCAGCGAGGAGTTCATCACGTTTCTGCAGGAGGAGAACAATTCAATGACCATTTCGCTGTCGGGTAATCCCCTAATCTGCGACTGCGATGccctgccgctgctgttcTTTATCAGGACCAGTCCCCAGCGGGTGGACGACATTGCTGAGCTGCAGTGCAGTCGTCAGAACAAGGCTCTCCAGCAAATGGAGGCCTTCGACCTGTGCCCGTCGTATGTCCTGCTCATCAGCTGCATTGTGGGCGGCCTGGTGATTGTGGTCTGCCTGATCAGCGTGTTCTACCTTATGTTCCAGATGGAACTGAAGATCTGGCTGTACAACAACAACCTGTGCCTGTGGTGGGTCTCTGAAGAGGAGCTGGACAAGGACAAGACCTACGACGCGTTCATTTCGTACTCGCACAAGGACGAGGAGCTGATCAGCAAACTCCTGCCCAAGCTTGAGTGTGGCCCGCATCCCTTCCGCATATGTCTGCACGATCGCGACTGGCTGGTGGGTGACTGCATTCCGGAGCAGATCGTGCGCACCGTCGACGACTCCAAGAGGGTGATCATCATCCTGTCGCAGCACTTCATCGACTCGGTGTGGGCCCGCATGGAGTTCCGCATTGCCTATCAGGCCACACTGCAGGACAAGCGCAAgcgcatcatcatcatcctctACAGGGAACTGGAGAACATGAACGGCATTGACAGCGAGCTGAGGGCCTACCTGAAGCTCAACACCTATCTCAAGTGGGGCGATCCACTCTTCTGGAGCAAACTTTGCTATGCCATGCCCCACAATCGCCGTGTGCTAAAGGGCCAAAAGAAGCATGCAGGCCCTCTCGTCTGA
- the LOC108164272 gene encoding 60 kDa heat shock protein homolog 2, mitochondrial, protein MLKRCGRDGRRYVVGAIRTYAKDIRFGPEARGLLLKGVDIMTNAVSATLGPRGRNVLIEQLMISPRITKDGITVANNVQLDDRRCNMGAQLLRETTSNTNNEVGDGTTTATILARGMASQGLEVIRQGQVNVHALREGMLEGSRVVCEALQSMSQRVETIGEVVAVARVALNGDKRLPEMIGDAIQELGEGGVLLLKESKSLSDELKVQQGVTLPEGYVSPLFAYQGSGNRVEYSNVLLLATLAHIERLEEILPALELAKCREQPLLIIATDISEEVVKALVINKLRNCLRVCAVKAPSFGSEQRDQMQDLALAMGANLLENTTRLAAVQGEDLGVVSEVIVDSSSTHLLHPRIHNADQVQARVQHIRALLEEAITDEEVEKLNERMGRLLGHLATIYVGGANDLEVSEKKDRLNDALHAVHGAISDGIVPGGGTAYLRCIPALESLPRSEIPDHQIGRDIVGNSLRLPCYTIARNAGVNPAEVIRQVLEGSGNFGYDAAAGEYCDLKQRGIVDPTSALRAAMSEAAGIASLLATTEVLITEERIRPKVPRNQVTKDLASLIGM, encoded by the coding sequence ATGCTAAAGCGCTGTGGACGGGATGGACGCCGCTATGTCGTCGGAGCCATTCGGACCTATGCCAAGGACATACGCTTTGGTCCGGAGGCGAGGGGACTGCTGCTGAAGGGCGTGGATATCATGACCAATGCAGTGTCCGCCACCCTGGGTCCGAGGGGAAGGAATGTCTTGATCGAACAGCTGATGATATCGCCCAGGATCACAAAGGATGGGATCACAGTCGCGAATAATGTCCAGCTGGACGATCGACGCTGCAACATGGGGGCCCAGCTGCTGAGAGAAACCACCAGCAACACGAACAACGAAGTGGGCGATGGCACCACCACGGCCACCATTCTGGCCAGAGGCATGGCCAGCCAGGGACTGGAGGTGATCCGCCAGGGGCAGGTCAATGTCCACGCGCTGAGGGAGGGCATGCTCGAAGGATCGAGGGTGGTGTgcgaagcgctccagagtaTGTCACAGAGAGTCGAAACGATCGGCGAAGTGGTGGCCGTGGCCAGAGTAGCCCTAAATGGAGACAAGAGACTGCCCGAAATGATTGGCGACGCCATACAAGAGCTGGGCGAGGGCGGAGTGCTTCTGCTCAAGGAGTCAAAGAGCCTCAGCGACGAGCTGAAGGTGCAACAGGGTGTCACTCTGCCGGAGGGATACGTCTCGCCTCTGTTTGCCTACCAGGGGAGTGGAAATCGAGTGGAGTACAGCAATGTGCTTTTGCTGGCCACCCTGGCCCACATTGAACGGCTGGAAGAAATTCTGCCCGCTCTGGAGTTGGCCAAGTGCAGGGAACAACCGCTCCTGATCATAGCCACTGATATATCAGAAGAGGTAGTAAAGGCTTTGGTCATCAATAAACTGCGGAATTGCCTCCGAGTATGCGCCGTCAAGGCTCCCAGCTTCGGGTCAGAGCAGCGGGATCAGATGCAGGACTTGGCACTGGCCATGGGGGCCAATCTTCTGGAGAACACGACCCGTCTGGCTGCGGTCCAGGGCGAGGACCTTGGCGTTGTAAGCGAGGTCATTGTCGACTCCAGCTCCACCCACCTTCTACACCCACGCATCCACAACGCGGATCAGGTGCAGGCCAGGGTCCAACATATCAGAGCCCTGCTGGAGGAGGCGATTACCGACGAGGAGGTGGAGAAGCTCAACGAGCGTATGGGCCGACTCCTTGGCCATCTGGCCACCATCTACGTGGGAGGGGCCAACGATCTGGAGGTCAGCGAGAAGAAGGACCGACTCAATGACGCCCTTCATGCCGTGCATGGGGCCATCAGTGATGGCATTGTTCCAGGCGGCGGTACTGCCTATCTCAGATGCATTCCCGCCCTGGAGTCGCTGCCCCGATCGGAGATACCGGACCACCAAATCGGCAGAGACATTGTCGGGAACTCCCTTCGCCTGCCCTGCTACACGATAGCCCGCAATGCTGGCGTCAATCCGGCCGAGGTCATCCGCCAAGTGCTGGAGGGGAGCGGCAACTTTGGCTATGACGCGGCCGCCGGGGAGTACTGTGATCTCAAGCAGCGCGGCATTGTCGATCCCACAAGTGCCCTGCGTGCCGCCATGTCCGAAGCCGCTGGCATTGCCTCCCTGCTTGCCACAACCGAGGTCCTTATAACAGAGGAGCGCATCAGACCAAAGGTGCCCAGGAATCAAGTGACCAAAGATCTGGCCAGCCTCATTGGAATGTAG
- the LOC108163439 gene encoding very-long-chain (3R)-3-hydroxyacyl-CoA dehydratase 3, whose product MAQLSPLVYWSQTKQTLQLKVDLKDAKGAIADFSPVSVAFSANGHGARGLNAYKFDLHFYALIDNENATFVVNDNKIELQIRKLEPAWWPRLVATPQKPHWLKIDFDRWRTEDDVELEEAPRDVRQDYEKEYKDLQRRELGYVKEKTKKVYLMFYNLAMFVGYLYVVSVMGVLYYRDGSDSITKTYAHVGNAFKFIQLLQYLEVMHPLFGYTKGSPLVPFFQVSGRNFILFLMIELEPRMHAKPVVFYVFIIWSLVELIRYPFYLSQLLGREVGLLTWLRYTIWIPLYPMGIVCEGIIVLRNIPYIEETKRFTVEMPNKLNFTFDMVLFLKLYLLLLILPGTYLVMSHMSKLRAKKLGRGRGKLSQLHAD is encoded by the exons ATGGCACAATTGAGTCCCCTGGTATATTGGTCGCAGACCAAACAAACGCTACAGCTGAAGGTGGATCTAAAGGATGCAAAG GGAGCCATAGCGGACTTTTCGCCGGTTTCGGTGGCCTTTAGTGCGAACGGTCATGGGGCACGGGGTCTGAATGCGTACAAGTTCGATCTGCACTTCTACGCCCTGATTGATAACGAGAACGCCACTTTTGTGGTGAACGACAACAAAATAGAGTTACAGATAAGAAAACTGGAGCCGGCATGGTGGCCGCGTCTTGTGGCCACTCCCCAGAAACCCCACTGGCTCAAAATAGACTTTGACCGCTGGCGCACAGAAGACGATGTGGAGCTGGAGGAGGCGCCGCGCGATGTGCGACAGGACTATGAGAAGGAATACAAAGATCTGCAAAGGCGCGAGCTCGGCTATGTCAAGG agaaaaccaaaaaggtTTACCTGATGTTCTACAACCTGGCCATGTTTGTGGGCTACTTGTATGTGGTGTCTGTCATGGGCGTGCTCTACTACCGCGATGGCTCGGACAGCATAACCAAGACGTACGCCCATGTGGGAAATGCATTCAAATTTATCCAGCTGCTGCAATACCTGGAGGTTATGCACCCGCTCTTCGGCTACACCAAGGGAAGCCCTCTGGTACCCTTCTTCCAAGTGTCGGGACGCAATTTTATATTGTTTTTGATGATCGAATTGGAGCCCCGAATGCATGCCAAGCCCGTGGTGTTCTATGTGTTCATCATTTGGTCTCTGGTTGAGCTAATACG CTATCCCTTCTATCTCAGTCAGCTTTTGGGACGCGAGGTGGGCCTTCTCACCTGGCTGCGCTACACCATCTGGATACCGCTCTACCCCATGGGTATCGTTTGCGAGGGCATTATAGTGCTGCGAAACATTCCCTACATCGAGGAAACCAAACGTTTTACAGTGGAAATGCCCAACAAACTGAACTTCACCTTTGACATGGTTCTCTTCCTGAAACTCTACCTCCTACTGCTCATCTTGCCGGGCACTTATCTGGTCATGTCGCACATGTCGAAGTTACGTGCCAAGAAGCTCGGACGAGGACGCGGCAAGCTCAGTCAGCTGCATGCAGACTAG
- the LOC117188715 gene encoding uncharacterized protein LOC117188715 yields MALVAHRMMLPARRRRTHQQVARNKVGVLLVPSVAEYCGNEQLQLQPQHLPIAPAATQLQQPSEQQDAESGSGKVSATSMCNALRFG; encoded by the coding sequence ATGGCTCTGGTGGCCCATCGCATGATGCTGCCCGCTCGGCGGCGTCGCACCCATCAGCAGGtggcccgaaataaggtcggAGTCCTGCTGGTGCCCAGCGTGGCGGAGTACTGCGGCAACGAGCAGCTTCAGCTGCAGCCGCAGCATCTGCCAATAGCCCCCGCAGCCACCCAGCTGCAACAGCCTTCGGAGCAGCAGGACGCTGAAAGCGGCAGCGGAAAAGTGAGTGCAACAAGTATGTGCAACGCTCTCAGATTTGGCTAG
- the LOC108163441 gene encoding ficolin-1-A-like: MRSSAFLVIVYGLLFQGESFLASGDQEIHVTREVSLGDQCNGYCFSVLKPFLDYFTQLKEATDANNEMRDKISSLEVTISNLQSQLLKNNIEKIKDKDNQIMDKDNQIKGLREQIELVSGVLAEKNDQLSKIYQTAENIPDTCPNGSPNGVFQIKVRGIDPFQVPCVSDSSGWTVIERRFDGSVDFKRNWTAYKDGFGDIRGEFFLGLEKVHLMTVAQPQELHIQLGDVNGTYRYARYDNFVVGSEEEGFMLKSLGEYSGNAGDSLRGHVNGKFATIDRDSFKKCVHSFDGPWWFQDPTSCGHSSLNGKYTKDGIAHGRNGISWALWNKFDYKLSLTFVKIMIRPKSPQT, translated from the exons ATGAGAAGCTCGGCTTTCTTGGTCATCGTCTATGGGCTTTTGTTTCAAGGAGAATCCTTCCTCGCCAGTGGAGACCAAGAAATACATGTCACGCGAGAAGTTAGCCTCGGGGATCAGTGCAATGGATATTGTTTCTCAGTGTTAAAGCCCTTCCTGGATTATTTCACCCAGCTGAAAGAAGCAACCGATGCCAACAATGAAATGAGAGACAAAATAAGCTCATTGGAGGTCACCATCAGCAATTTGCAGAGCCAGCTCCTAAAAAACAATATCGAAAAAATCAAGGACAAAGACAACCAAATCATGGACAAAgacaaccaaatcaagggccTCAGAGAGCAGATAGAACTGGTTTCTGGAGTGCTGGCCGAAAAGAACGATCAACTATCGAAAATCTACCAAACAGCGGAGAACATTCCCGACACGTGTCCCAATGGCAGCCCAAATGGCGTTTTTCAGATAAAGGTCAGGGGAATAGACCCGTTCCAAGTTCCCTGCGTATCGGATTCGTCTGGGTGGACGGTCATTGAAAGGCGGTTCGACGGAAGTGTGGACTTTAAACGAAACTGGACGGCTTACAAAGACGGATTTGGAGATATCAGGGGAGAGTTCTTCCTGGGTCTGGAAAAGGTGCACTTGATGACCGTAGCTCAGCCTCAGGAATTGCATATACAGCTCGGAGATGTTAATGGCACTTATCGCTATGCCAGATATGACAATTTTGTTGTGGGAAGCGAAGAAGAGggttttatgcttaaatcacTAGGTGAATATTCGGGAAATGCTGGGGACTCCCTAAGGGGGCACGTGAATGGAAAGTTCGCTACTATTGATCGGGACAGCTTTAAGAAGTGCGTTCATTCTTTTGACGGTCCGTGGTGGTTTCAAGATCCTACGTCTTGCGGACACAG TTCGTTAAACGGTAAATATACCAAAGATGGGATAGCCCATGGAAGAAATGGAATTTCTTGGGCCCTCTGGAATAAGTTTGATTACAAACTCTCCCTGACTTTTGTGAAAATTATGATAAGACCTAAGAGTCCGCAGACCTGA